The genomic segment TGGGGGGTGCCGATCCCGCTCGACGGCTGGCGCGACCGCAACGACAAGCGGATCTACGTCTGGTTCGACGCCGTGATCGGTTATCTCTCGGCCTCGATCGAGTGGGCCCGCCGTTCCGGCGACCCCGAGGCGTGGCGCCGGTGGTGGTCGGCCGACGCGCAGGGCAAGGACGCGCTGGGCTACTACTTCATGGGCAAGGACAACATCGTCTTCCACTCGGTGATCTGGCCGGCGCTGCTGCTCGGCTATTCCGGCGAGGGCGACAAGGGTGGCGAGCCGGGGGAGCTGGGCCGGCTCAACCTGCCGACCGAGGTGGTCTCGAGCGAGTTCCTGACGATGGAGGGCAAGAAGTTCTCCTCGTCGCGGCGGGTCGTCATCTACGTGCGCGACTTCCTGGAGCGTTACGACGCCGACGCGCTGCGCTACTTCATCGCGGTGGCCGGTCCGGAGTCCAACGACACCGATTTCACCTGGGCCGAGTTCGTGCGGCGCAACAACGACGAGCTCGTCGCGGGGTGGGGCAATCTGGTCAACCGCTCGATCTCGATGGCCGCCAAGAACTTCGGGGCCATCCCCGAGCGGGGCGAGCTGACCGAGGAGGACGAGGCGCTGCTGGCGGTGTCGCGGGCCGGCTTCGCCACGGTGGGCGAGCTGATCGGCAAGCATCGGCAGAAGGCGGCGATCGGCGAGGCGATGAGGGTGGTCGCCGAGGCCAACAAATACCTTTCCGACCAGGCGCCCTGGAAGCTCAAGGCCGACGCGGACAAGCCCCGCCAGGCCACCGTCCTGGCGGTTGCGCTGCAGGTCGTCAGCGACGCCAACACGTTGCTGACGCCGTTCCTGCCGCACTCCGCGCAGAAGGTCTTCGAGCTGCTCGGCGGCGAGGGCGTGCATGCGCCGATGCCGCGCATCGAGGAGGTCGAGGACTTGGACGGCGGGCCCGGTTACCCGGTGCTCACGGGCGATTACACCGGCGGCGCCCGCTGGGAGTCTGTGCCCTTGGTCACAGGGACC from the Paractinoplanes abujensis genome contains:
- the metG gene encoding methionine--tRNA ligase codes for the protein MSHVLAAVAWPYANGPRHIGHVSGFGVPSDVFSRYMRMAGHDVLMVSGTDEHGTPIQVQADAEGVTARELADRYNRVIVEDLHGLGLSYDLFTRTTTRNHYAVVQELFTALERNGYIVKRTTLGARSPSTGRTLPDRYIEGTCPICGYDSARGDQCDNCGNQLDPEQLINPRSKINGETPEFVETEHFFLDLPAFAEAIGNWLDQRENWRPNVLKFSRNLLDDLQPRAITRDLEWGVPIPLDGWRDRNDKRIYVWFDAVIGYLSASIEWARRSGDPEAWRRWWSADAQGKDALGYYFMGKDNIVFHSVIWPALLLGYSGEGDKGGEPGELGRLNLPTEVVSSEFLTMEGKKFSSSRRVVIYVRDFLERYDADALRYFIAVAGPESNDTDFTWAEFVRRNNDELVAGWGNLVNRSISMAAKNFGAIPERGELTEEDEALLAVSRAGFATVGELIGKHRQKAAIGEAMRVVAEANKYLSDQAPWKLKADADKPRQATVLAVALQVVSDANTLLTPFLPHSAQKVFELLGGEGVHAPMPRIEEVEDLDGGPGYPVLTGDYTGGARWESVPLVTGTPLAAPKPVFRKLEPSVIEEELARLAG